Proteins found in one Enterococcus sp. 9D6_DIV0238 genomic segment:
- a CDS encoding PTS galactitol transporter subunit IIC, whose translation MEIFQSVIDYILNLGSAIFVPLIILIIGLIARMPLKKAFMSAITLGVAFTGMSMVIGFMSDAVSPASEAMAKNTGINLPALDLGWTGAASITWSWSYAFVFFAVVLGVNFIMLLLNWTKTLNVDMWNVWGKALTAYLVYFISGSLIAGFAAAIIQVVLELKMGDMFQRHIQDLTGIPLVTVTHLMNISAVLMLPVNIVMDKIPFFNKKADTTALKAKIGIFSENSVMGFIIGVLLGFGAAYGLSGSLNLGIQIATAMALFPMISKMFMQSLSPLADAMSEMMKKRFKDREVYIGLDWPVLAGRSEIWVTAIILVPVFIGYAMILPGNQVLPLAGIINYSIAVGGLLLTGGNLYRMITLGLIYTPLYLYGATYLAPVLTGLAKKTGAVDLKGGSITWSSIEGPEFRILFAEAANLNIVAIVGFIIFIAMFVWLYKYMSKEPVPSARYEETK comes from the coding sequence ATGGAAATTTTTCAATCTGTGATTGATTATATATTGAATCTTGGATCAGCGATTTTTGTCCCATTGATTATTTTGATCATCGGACTGATTGCTCGGATGCCGTTGAAAAAAGCATTTATGTCAGCTATTACATTAGGTGTGGCGTTCACAGGGATGAGCATGGTCATCGGCTTTATGTCTGATGCGGTAAGTCCAGCGTCAGAAGCGATGGCCAAAAATACAGGAATCAACTTGCCGGCACTTGATTTAGGTTGGACAGGTGCGGCGAGTATCACATGGTCTTGGTCTTATGCGTTTGTCTTTTTCGCTGTAGTGTTAGGTGTCAACTTCATCATGCTTTTATTGAACTGGACGAAAACTTTGAACGTCGATATGTGGAATGTTTGGGGGAAAGCTTTGACCGCATATCTAGTCTATTTTATCAGTGGTTCGTTAATTGCTGGGTTTGCAGCAGCAATTATTCAAGTTGTTTTAGAGCTGAAAATGGGCGATATGTTCCAACGTCACATTCAAGATTTAACAGGGATCCCATTAGTTACGGTAACGCACTTAATGAATATTTCCGCAGTGTTGATGCTGCCAGTGAATATTGTGATGGATAAGATCCCATTCTTCAATAAAAAAGCAGACACAACGGCACTAAAAGCTAAAATCGGGATTTTTTCTGAAAATAGCGTGATGGGCTTTATCATCGGGGTATTACTTGGATTTGGTGCTGCGTACGGACTGTCAGGTTCATTGAATCTAGGGATCCAAATTGCTACAGCTATGGCGTTGTTCCCGATGATCAGTAAAATGTTCATGCAGTCTTTATCACCATTAGCAGATGCGATGTCTGAAATGATGAAGAAACGGTTTAAAGATCGTGAAGTGTACATTGGTTTAGACTGGCCGGTATTAGCTGGACGTTCAGAGATTTGGGTGACAGCTATCATCTTAGTTCCTGTATTCATTGGTTATGCCATGATTTTACCTGGCAATCAAGTATTGCCTTTAGCAGGGATCATCAACTACTCGATTGCTGTAGGTGGTTTGCTTTTGACGGGCGGTAATTTGTATCGAATGATCACATTAGGTCTGATCTATACACCACTTTATTTATACGGCGCCACTTATTTAGCACCTGTATTGACCGGTTTAGCGAAAAAAACTGGAGCAGTCGATTTAAAAGGCGGCAGCATTACGTGGTCATCGATCGAAGGGCCTGAATTTAGAATTTTATTCGCAGAAGCGGCGAATTTGAATATTGTCGCAATCGTTGGCTTTATCATTTTTATCGCAATGTTTGTTTGGCTGTATAAATACATGTCGAAAGAACCTGTGCCGAGTGCACGCTATGAAGAGACAAAATAA
- the rsmG gene encoding 16S rRNA (guanine(527)-N(7))-methyltransferase RsmG, which produces MTPEEFKQILSKKEIQLSEQQMAQFARYFELLVEWNEKMNLTAITDKQEVYLKHFYDSVSLAFFEDFSTNKTICDVGAGAGFPSIPLKIVFPSLKVTIVDSLNKRITFLTELVNELGLEEVSLYHDRAESFGQKAEFRGAFDYVTARAVARLNVLSELCLPLVKKEGFFLALKAAKSEEEITEAKPAIAILGGKFQEEVSFELPVTNDERHIVVIQKKKETPKKYPRKPGLPNKQPIK; this is translated from the coding sequence ATGACACCTGAAGAATTTAAACAAATATTGAGCAAGAAAGAAATCCAGCTGTCAGAGCAGCAGATGGCGCAATTTGCCCGTTATTTCGAGTTGCTTGTCGAGTGGAATGAAAAGATGAATCTGACTGCGATCACTGATAAACAAGAAGTGTATTTAAAGCATTTTTATGATTCTGTTTCGTTGGCATTTTTTGAAGATTTTTCAACGAACAAGACAATCTGTGATGTTGGTGCAGGTGCTGGTTTCCCTAGTATTCCGCTGAAGATCGTTTTTCCTTCATTGAAGGTAACGATCGTAGATTCATTGAATAAACGAATCACTTTTTTAACAGAATTAGTCAATGAACTTGGGTTGGAAGAGGTTTCGTTATATCATGATCGCGCGGAATCGTTTGGACAAAAAGCAGAGTTTCGCGGTGCATTCGATTATGTGACGGCACGTGCGGTCGCTCGATTGAATGTCTTAAGTGAATTATGCTTGCCATTAGTAAAAAAAGAGGGTTTTTTCTTAGCATTGAAAGCAGCAAAAAGTGAAGAAGAGATCACCGAGGCAAAACCTGCGATAGCTATTTTAGGCGGCAAGTTTCAAGAAGAAGTATCCTTTGAATTACCAGTCACAAATGATGAACGTCATATCGTAGTCATTCAAAAGAAAAAAGAAACACCTAAAAAATACCCGAGAAAACCAGGATTACCAAATAAACAACCGATCAAATAA
- a CDS encoding ParB/RepB/Spo0J family partition protein codes for MSKGKGLGRGIDALFQDFASLEDVDVQKEEVIEIPLNELRPNPYQPRKTFDEASLQELANSIQQSGVFQPIIVRKSAVKGYEIIAGERRFRASKLAEKETIPAIVREFDEEAMMQVAVLENLQREDLNPLEEAEAYDMLMKNLKLTQVEVAERLGKSRPYIANYLRLLTLPAPVKELVQSETLSMGQARTLLGLKDKDQIMTLAKRVVEENLTVRQLEQIVNDLNENQGKKIIKKDKKLQKEKPYYIRESEDRLMDKFGTTVAIQEKEGKGKIEIEYLSQSDLARILDILEIHFDEE; via the coding sequence ATGAGTAAAGGAAAAGGTTTAGGAAGAGGTATTGATGCATTGTTTCAAGATTTCGCCAGCTTAGAAGATGTCGATGTACAAAAAGAAGAAGTCATTGAGATCCCGCTAAACGAATTACGGCCAAATCCCTACCAGCCAAGAAAAACATTTGACGAAGCTTCCTTACAAGAGTTGGCAAATTCGATCCAACAATCTGGGGTTTTTCAGCCGATCATCGTCAGAAAATCAGCAGTTAAAGGGTATGAGATCATTGCAGGTGAAAGACGTTTTCGTGCATCAAAATTAGCAGAAAAAGAAACGATTCCTGCAATCGTTCGTGAGTTTGATGAAGAAGCAATGATGCAAGTTGCTGTTTTGGAGAATCTGCAGCGTGAAGATTTAAACCCATTAGAAGAAGCAGAAGCTTACGATATGCTGATGAAAAATTTAAAATTGACACAGGTCGAAGTAGCGGAGCGTTTAGGGAAGAGCCGTCCCTATATTGCAAACTACCTACGTTTATTAACGTTGCCTGCACCAGTGAAAGAACTGGTTCAAAGTGAAACTCTTTCAATGGGACAAGCAAGAACATTATTGGGATTGAAAGATAAAGATCAGATAATGACTTTAGCTAAAAGAGTGGTCGAAGAAAATCTAACGGTTCGTCAATTAGAACAAATCGTCAATGATTTAAATGAAAACCAAGGCAAAAAAATAATCAAAAAAGATAAAAAACTCCAAAAAGAAAAACCATACTACATTCGTGAAAGTGAAGATCGCTTGATGGATAAATTCGGTACGACGGTTGCTATTCAAGAAAAAGAAGGCAAAGGAAAAATCGAAATCGAGTATCTCTCACAATCAGATTTAGCAAGAATTTTAGATATCTTAGAAATTCATTTTGATGAAGAATAA
- a CDS encoding helix-turn-helix domain-containing protein: protein MRKKIIILTDTLSANGLLQNSLLNMDYEIMVSKDILTRPKDKEFYFLQNFDLIIYQQSMYSGLKESFLDNLVLLNKPIVVLTFESEQANESKYADNAEVTFVRYPISVTDLASKLAEIFEETAVRAGQTNQERTIDVFSGNESMSQHSSSFSAVAKMKKTHTFQLKDRTLIIDNWLIPLTKKEHQVLEHFIKSDQRVFSSQALCEAIWTNAKQKNKQALLSNLINRIKQKIMEKTSIFEPFILNKKGIGYYLNQDFTLLNDQHDEKIKELLTGAL, encoded by the coding sequence ATGAGGAAAAAAATTATTATATTGACCGACACACTTAGCGCTAACGGATTATTACAAAATAGTTTGTTGAATATGGATTATGAAATTATGGTTTCAAAAGATATATTGACTCGGCCAAAAGATAAAGAGTTTTATTTTTTACAAAATTTCGATCTGATTATTTATCAGCAATCTATGTATAGTGGATTAAAAGAATCATTTTTGGATAACTTAGTACTGCTTAATAAGCCAATCGTTGTTTTGACTTTTGAATCAGAACAGGCGAACGAATCCAAATATGCTGATAATGCAGAGGTAACATTTGTTCGTTATCCGATCTCCGTTACGGATTTAGCTAGTAAGTTGGCAGAAATTTTTGAAGAAACAGCAGTGCGTGCAGGGCAAACCAATCAAGAAAGAACGATAGATGTTTTTTCAGGTAATGAGAGTATGTCGCAGCATTCATCATCATTTTCAGCTGTAGCGAAAATGAAAAAGACACACACATTCCAGCTTAAAGACCGGACATTGATCATTGATAACTGGCTGATTCCATTAACTAAAAAGGAGCATCAAGTTTTAGAACACTTTATCAAATCTGATCAACGAGTCTTTTCAAGTCAGGCATTATGCGAAGCGATTTGGACAAATGCGAAGCAAAAAAATAAACAAGCGTTATTAAGTAATTTGATCAACCGTATCAAACAAAAAATAATGGAAAAAACATCTATTTTTGAACCATTCATTTTAAATAAAAAAGGAATTGGTTATTACCTAAATCAAGATTTTACACTTTTGAATGACCAGCATGACGAAAAAATAAAAGAATTACTGACAGGTGCATTGTAA
- a CDS encoding tyrosine-type recombinase/integrase, whose product MARRGENIYKRKDGRWEGRYIKGRRENGKIYYGYIYGYKYAEVKQQLILMKYEKQTTNHKSLRQYDGQLLDWTNYWLETFVQPKVKGSTYASYKNKMEVHILSRIGTIKLQKMTQSDIEKLLNDMRKTLKASSIRSIFSVFKTCISKAVSLNLLTDNPCRGIELPKSERKTVQALSVTDQNRLMKEVDTNQKFFSIILALQTGLRIGEICGLKWEDIDFENNTLGVNRTILRIPKNDAGVRKTEIVEITPKSQNSSRRIPISDSLRTKLLELHKVSTSDYVISHKHKALEPRTVAYRFQVVRKKIGLEKFSFHSLRHTFATRCLEAGGNIATISSLLGHSSTKMTLDCYTNSFLSEERQLVEKLKFVS is encoded by the coding sequence ATGGCAAGAAGAGGAGAGAACATCTATAAGAGAAAAGATGGCCGTTGGGAAGGCCGATACATAAAAGGTAGACGAGAGAATGGAAAGATTTATTACGGGTATATTTATGGGTACAAATATGCCGAAGTTAAACAGCAATTGATATTGATGAAATATGAAAAGCAGACAACTAATCATAAGAGCTTACGTCAGTACGATGGTCAATTACTTGATTGGACAAATTATTGGTTGGAAACATTTGTACAGCCAAAGGTCAAAGGAAGTACATATGCCAGCTATAAAAATAAAATGGAAGTCCATATCCTATCAAGAATAGGCACCATCAAATTACAAAAAATGACACAATCAGACATTGAAAAATTACTTAATGACATGAGAAAAACGCTGAAAGCCAGCTCTATCAGGTCTATTTTTTCTGTTTTTAAAACATGTATCAGCAAGGCAGTTTCATTGAATTTGCTTACAGATAATCCGTGTAGAGGTATCGAATTGCCCAAATCTGAAAGAAAAACAGTTCAAGCACTATCGGTTACAGATCAGAATAGACTGATGAAAGAAGTCGATACAAATCAAAAGTTTTTCTCTATCATTCTAGCATTGCAAACAGGTTTGAGGATTGGGGAGATTTGCGGATTGAAATGGGAAGATATTGACTTTGAGAATAATACTTTGGGAGTGAATCGAACAATATTAAGAATCCCGAAAAATGATGCAGGTGTAAGAAAGACTGAGATTGTCGAAATAACACCTAAAAGTCAAAACTCTTCTCGAAGAATTCCTATTTCCGATTCATTGAGAACAAAATTATTGGAACTTCATAAAGTTTCCACTAGTGATTACGTTATCTCTCATAAACATAAGGCATTAGAACCGCGTACAGTCGCGTATCGCTTTCAAGTTGTACGTAAAAAAATTGGACTGGAAAAGTTTTCTTTCCATTCTTTGCGACACACATTTGCCACTCGTTGTTTGGAAGCGGGGGGAAATATTGCTACTATCAGCTCTTTATTAGGGCACTCGTCAACAAAAATGACACTAGATTGCTATACGAACTCATTTTTATCAGAAGAACGTCAATTGGTAGAAAAGCTTAAATTTGTTAGTTAG
- a CDS encoding helix-turn-helix domain-containing protein translates to MEKFDLLEKMEAYQIDLLIYIINNGGSATKKELLTHLKIGDYLLSKLLENLMTHAKNSNNGFSIDVIKHTVRFQTKPEYSIHTLFNKLITHAPKYQILKKLLLCGTIDPIPLCEKIGISHSTYFRKINELNNLLKEFDLSIQNGYLLGSELQIRFFYISLLLITDLKQPLKIHDIDPRIYDTVNKIQTILGSPLSFLSKRKLIIYLSLLKRRNAQKGISDYSDQLPFFSNKTGYHNQKRFIRILKTSTLFRKIDKVLTSFLVYYSFKMLPNETILLILFLLGEEIIPTHSYCLKELDIIEKKSNLFILTLNNEFLDFMELAYPDTRLTKRHRSMLNYHLSSIAYRHLIFKGHINYYWESHLSSHEENHRFTIIYAFIDYMKKKYPTLFENESDTRFLILKYVYILNLYEEWIKAKVTVGVFIEGNLLFKKQFTKWWINYAELTTFAQAEPLVTDKPYDLVISNIDWPTLKKQGRHFFFITNYNENMDKIDLAELLYKIYSSHC, encoded by the coding sequence GTGGAAAAATTTGATTTATTAGAAAAAATGGAGGCCTATCAAATTGATTTGCTCATATACATAATCAATAATGGGGGATCTGCAACAAAGAAGGAGCTGTTGACACATCTAAAAATCGGAGACTATCTTTTGTCAAAATTACTTGAAAACTTAATGACTCATGCAAAAAATTCCAATAATGGTTTTTCAATTGATGTTATAAAACATACGGTTCGATTTCAAACAAAACCAGAATATTCGATACATACTTTATTTAATAAACTAATTACACATGCACCAAAATATCAAATCTTAAAAAAACTGCTGCTATGCGGAACGATTGATCCTATCCCATTATGTGAAAAAATCGGAATCAGTCATTCAACTTATTTTCGAAAAATAAACGAGTTAAACAATCTACTAAAAGAGTTTGACTTGTCTATCCAAAATGGCTATCTTTTAGGATCAGAATTGCAGATTCGCTTTTTTTACATTTCTTTACTTCTTATCACTGATTTAAAACAGCCGTTAAAAATTCATGATATCGATCCTAGAATCTACGACACAGTAAATAAAATCCAAACGATTCTTGGTTCTCCTTTATCCTTTCTTTCCAAAAGAAAACTAATTATTTACCTAAGTTTATTAAAAAGAAGGAATGCACAAAAAGGAATCTCGGACTATAGCGATCAATTACCATTTTTTAGCAATAAAACTGGGTATCATAATCAAAAACGTTTTATCCGTATACTAAAAACCTCTACTCTTTTTAGAAAAATCGACAAAGTTCTGACATCTTTTTTAGTTTATTATTCTTTTAAGATGCTTCCTAACGAAACCATCCTATTGATCCTCTTTCTACTAGGAGAAGAAATCATTCCAACTCACTCATATTGTTTAAAAGAACTGGATATTATTGAAAAAAAGAGTAATCTTTTCATCTTAACCTTAAATAATGAATTTTTAGATTTTATGGAGCTAGCTTATCCCGATACTCGACTGACTAAACGGCATCGTTCTATGCTGAATTACCACCTCAGTTCGATCGCCTATCGTCATTTGATTTTTAAAGGTCACATCAATTACTACTGGGAGTCACACCTTTCTAGTCATGAAGAGAATCATCGTTTTACCATTATTTATGCATTTATTGATTATATGAAAAAAAAATACCCTACACTTTTTGAAAATGAATCCGATACCCGTTTTTTAATATTAAAGTATGTTTATATCTTGAATCTTTATGAAGAATGGATCAAAGCCAAAGTGACTGTTGGTGTATTTATTGAAGGCAATCTATTGTTTAAAAAACAATTTACTAAATGGTGGATCAATTATGCTGAATTAACAACCTTTGCTCAAGCTGAACCACTTGTGACCGATAAGCCTTACGATCTTGTAATCAGTAATATCGACTGGCCTACTCTCAAAAAACAAGGACGTCATTTTTTCTTCATCACCAATTATAATGAAAACATGGATAAGATCGATCTTGCTGAATTACTTTATAAAATCTATTCCTCCCATTGCTAA
- a CDS encoding DUF916 and DUF3324 domain-containing protein, with translation MSIKQKKIRVLILKISFFLGICFTILSVEASFAVSVKPILPKNQSDTGVTYYDLRMNPGQEQELKLEVSNPSDIEQEITIELNDATTNLSGEIDYSDRSGQVSRDKSLVVSFKDIAQVESKAIVPAHEKRIIIVQLKMPPEQFDGMILGGIKISSIDSSQSQLNDQSRKKSYIVAVKLTETDAPVMANLNLLRVLPKKVDGRQTIQATVQNDQAINVEELEYTATITEEGSDQVLYQVAQSNYRMAPNSSTTFIIADENDALTSAGRYSLQLTVKSKDTGQEWKWNKGFELVKETENYQKNSKHLMIYIVICSITLAFLLIVLIALILLRRRRQRQYEAELYQKKKKRKRRKKSQQNKKRNPENKQQKIKKNKRR, from the coding sequence ATGTCAATTAAACAAAAGAAAATTCGTGTGCTCATCTTGAAAATCAGTTTTTTTCTAGGTATTTGTTTTACTATATTGTCAGTTGAAGCCAGCTTTGCGGTGTCTGTCAAACCGATTTTACCGAAAAATCAATCTGATACTGGGGTGACCTACTATGATCTGAGAATGAACCCGGGGCAAGAGCAGGAGTTGAAATTGGAAGTGTCCAATCCCTCTGATATAGAACAGGAAATAACAATAGAACTCAATGATGCAACAACGAATTTATCAGGAGAAATAGACTATTCTGATCGTTCAGGTCAAGTATCAAGAGATAAAAGTTTAGTTGTTTCCTTCAAAGATATTGCTCAAGTAGAGTCCAAGGCGATAGTTCCAGCTCATGAAAAAAGAATAATAATCGTTCAGCTAAAAATGCCTCCAGAGCAGTTTGACGGTATGATTTTAGGCGGGATCAAGATCAGTTCAATTGATTCGAGCCAGTCTCAACTGAATGATCAAAGTAGAAAAAAATCTTATATTGTCGCTGTAAAACTAACTGAAACAGATGCACCTGTTATGGCGAATTTAAATTTGTTGCGGGTGCTTCCGAAAAAAGTTGATGGCAGACAAACGATACAGGCAACAGTCCAAAACGATCAGGCAATAAATGTAGAAGAGCTTGAATATACAGCAACAATCACTGAAGAAGGCTCTGATCAGGTTTTGTATCAAGTGGCGCAATCCAATTATCGAATGGCTCCTAATTCAAGCACAACTTTTATTATAGCGGATGAGAATGACGCTTTGACGTCTGCGGGAAGATACTCGCTTCAGTTGACGGTCAAATCTAAAGACACAGGTCAAGAATGGAAATGGAATAAGGGGTTTGAGTTAGTTAAAGAAACCGAAAACTATCAGAAAAATTCTAAACATCTGATGATTTATATAGTGATTTGTTCTATTACGCTGGCTTTTTTGCTTATTGTTTTAATAGCGCTGATACTTCTAAGGAGAAGAAGACAGAGGCAATATGAAGCAGAGCTGTATCAGAAGAAAAAAAAGCGAAAGCGTCGAAAAAAAAGTCAACAAAATAAAAAAAGAAATCCTGAAAATAAACAACAAAAAATAAAGAAAAATAAAAGACGGTAA
- a CDS encoding PTS sugar transporter subunit IIB: protein MARKLIVACGSGVATSTTVAEKIKSKLEADNIDYPVEAVDYKSILQELPSASIYVYIAKPDDEVLQAAEKLGISVYAGVPFLTGIGVDEIYEGIVNDTRK from the coding sequence ATGGCTAGAAAATTGATTGTAGCATGCGGTAGTGGAGTAGCGACAAGTACGACGGTTGCAGAGAAAATCAAAAGTAAACTGGAAGCTGACAATATCGATTATCCTGTGGAAGCAGTAGATTATAAATCGATCTTACAGGAATTACCAAGTGCAAGTATTTATGTTTACATTGCAAAGCCAGATGATGAAGTGCTTCAAGCAGCGGAAAAACTAGGAATTTCTGTATATGCAGGCGTACCGTTTTTAACAGGAATAGGCGTAGATGAAATCTATGAAGGAATTGTCAACGACACGAGGAAATAA
- a CDS encoding ParA family protein, with protein MARIISVANQKGGVGKTTTTVNLGASLAYYGKKVLLIDIDAQGNATSGIGVRKPDVATDVYDVLVNEEPIKDVIQQTSRENLDIVPATIQLAGAEIELTSMMARETRLKAAIAEVSDHYDFILIDCPPSLGHLTINAFTASDSILIPVQCEYYALEGLSQLLNTIRLVQKHFNPDLRIEGVLLTMYDARTNLGAEVVEEVRKYFREKVYDTIIPRNVRLSEAPSHGLSIIDYDPRSRGAEVYQALAKEVLDNE; from the coding sequence ATGGCACGAATAATTTCTGTAGCGAATCAAAAAGGCGGAGTTGGTAAGACGACGACCACTGTGAATCTGGGTGCTAGTTTGGCCTATTATGGGAAAAAAGTCTTACTGATCGATATCGATGCTCAGGGAAATGCAACGAGTGGGATTGGTGTACGTAAACCAGATGTTGCCACAGACGTTTATGATGTATTAGTAAACGAAGAACCGATCAAAGACGTGATCCAACAAACGTCTAGAGAGAATCTAGACATCGTTCCAGCGACGATCCAGCTTGCAGGAGCAGAAATCGAGCTAACGTCAATGATGGCTCGGGAAACGAGATTAAAAGCAGCGATTGCAGAGGTCAGTGATCATTATGATTTTATTTTGATCGATTGCCCGCCTTCATTAGGTCATCTGACGATCAACGCTTTCACAGCGAGCGATTCGATTTTGATTCCTGTCCAGTGTGAGTATTATGCGTTAGAGGGATTGAGCCAGCTATTGAATACGATTCGCTTGGTCCAAAAACATTTTAATCCTGATTTGCGTATAGAAGGCGTATTGTTGACGATGTATGATGCTAGAACAAATCTTGGTGCAGAAGTCGTTGAAGAAGTTCGTAAGTATTTCCGTGAAAAAGTTTACGATACGATCATTCCTCGTAATGTTCGTTTATCAGAAGCACCAAGTCATGGCCTGTCGATTATTGATTATGACCCTCGTTCACGTGGTGCCGAAGTGTACCAAGCACTAGCAAAGGAAGTGTTGGATAATGAGTAA
- a CDS encoding PTS sugar transporter subunit IIA: METKRMFQQDLIDLQLTVRDEDELFEIIAERLQQKGYVNEGYLSGIKTREKGFPTGLITEHLNIALPHSDTEYIERPFIYIVRTTKPIKVKQMGDNQEMEVKDLFFLGIKEPTKQVGLLQELMLLFQNYEFVSELKQATKENDVFNLFMKQWEEVKNG, translated from the coding sequence ATGGAAACGAAGAGGATGTTTCAACAAGACTTGATCGATTTACAATTGACCGTACGGGATGAAGACGAGTTGTTTGAAATCATTGCAGAACGTTTACAACAGAAAGGCTATGTGAATGAAGGGTATTTATCAGGTATTAAGACTCGGGAAAAAGGGTTTCCGACAGGTCTGATCACTGAACACCTTAATATCGCATTGCCGCACTCGGACACAGAATATATTGAAAGGCCTTTCATATATATTGTTAGAACGACAAAGCCGATCAAGGTCAAACAAATGGGGGATAATCAGGAAATGGAGGTGAAAGATTTATTTTTCTTAGGAATCAAAGAACCTACAAAACAGGTTGGCTTACTGCAGGAATTGATGCTCTTATTTCAAAATTATGAATTTGTCTCTGAATTAAAGCAAGCAACGAAGGAAAACGATGTATTCAATTTATTTATGAAACAATGGGAGGAAGTAAAAAATGGCTAG
- a CDS encoding class II aldolase/adducin family protein, translating into MADGRILFEREREDMAKIVQLIFERKNTNVAGGNFSFKTTDKTGKEYIIMTPTMMSQAYLGHLSASQILVVEPHTRKVIAGEGGLTREINMHEAVYDANPDIKAVLHAHAPNSMFWATSGLDMPNLTEATQKVEYIEVLEFEPNCSEELAEIVSNHIKTMPRKQLPHEFLLDSHGVLITTGGDTGIEAIHSALAVLDTVEWNAEIAYKQTIFQKLGILDGYYSKGVKIGTIDDLINGEPIYNTIIKATAGGD; encoded by the coding sequence ATGGCAGATGGAAGAATTTTATTTGAGCGTGAAAGAGAAGATATGGCAAAAATCGTTCAACTGATTTTTGAACGTAAAAATACCAATGTTGCTGGAGGAAATTTTTCGTTTAAAACCACTGACAAAACAGGGAAAGAATATATCATCATGACGCCAACTATGATGTCGCAAGCTTACTTAGGACATCTTTCAGCTTCACAAATTTTAGTAGTCGAACCACATACAAGAAAAGTGATTGCTGGTGAAGGCGGATTGACACGGGAAATCAATATGCACGAAGCGGTATATGACGCTAATCCTGATATTAAAGCAGTTCTTCATGCACATGCGCCAAATAGCATGTTTTGGGCAACGAGTGGGTTAGATATGCCGAACCTGACAGAAGCGACTCAAAAGGTTGAATACATTGAAGTTTTAGAATTTGAACCAAACTGTTCTGAAGAATTGGCAGAAATCGTCAGCAATCATATTAAGACGATGCCTAGAAAACAATTGCCGCATGAATTTTTATTGGACAGTCATGGGGTGTTGATCACTACAGGTGGAGACACTGGAATCGAAGCGATCCATTCAGCTTTAGCCGTTTTAGATACAGTAGAATGGAATGCAGAAATTGCTTATAAACAGACGATCTTTCAAAAATTAGGCATTTTAGATGGTTACTATTCTAAAGGTGTCAAAATTGGTACGATCGATGATTTAATAAATGGAGAACCGATCTATAATACAATTATCAAAGCAACTGCCGGTGGCGATTGA